In Capillimicrobium parvum, a genomic segment contains:
- a CDS encoding glyoxalase superfamily protein — MDYKLELVAIPVTDVDRAKAFYTDKAGFNADHDHTVSDGVRFVQLTPPGSACSIALGEGVTDAEPGSVRGMQLVVADADAAHDELAARGVEVSDVQGFPWGRFVFFADPDGNKWAVQELPARP, encoded by the coding sequence GTGGACTACAAGCTCGAGCTGGTGGCGATCCCGGTCACCGACGTCGACCGCGCGAAGGCGTTCTACACCGACAAGGCGGGCTTCAACGCCGACCACGACCACACCGTCAGCGACGGGGTCCGCTTCGTCCAGCTCACCCCGCCGGGCTCGGCGTGCTCGATCGCGCTGGGCGAGGGCGTCACCGACGCGGAGCCGGGCTCCGTCCGGGGGATGCAGCTCGTCGTCGCCGATGCCGACGCCGCCCACGACGAGCTCGCCGCCCGCGGCGTCGAGGTCAGCGACGTGCAGGGCTTCCCGTGGGGCCGGTTCGTGTTCTTCGCCGACCCGGACGGCAACAAGTGGGCCGTGCAGGAGCTCCCGGCGCGGCCGTAG
- a CDS encoding VOC family protein, with protein MTDTALTLGWTIVYVDDPAAASEFYQRTFGLRGEFVAPGGEYAQLDTGTTKLAFAAYALGENNFPGGVRRATSDGPPANVELALVTEDVDGAYARAIEAGCTALSEPADQPHGQRVGWLRDPFGTLIEIASPM; from the coding sequence ATGACCGACACCGCATTGACCCTCGGCTGGACGATCGTCTACGTCGACGACCCCGCCGCCGCATCCGAGTTCTACCAGCGCACGTTCGGGCTGCGCGGCGAGTTCGTCGCGCCCGGCGGCGAATACGCGCAGCTCGACACGGGCACGACGAAGCTCGCGTTCGCCGCCTACGCGCTCGGCGAGAACAACTTCCCGGGCGGCGTGCGCCGCGCGACCTCGGACGGCCCGCCCGCCAACGTCGAGCTCGCGCTCGTCACCGAAGACGTCGACGGCGCGTACGCCCGGGCGATCGAGGCGGGCTGCACGGCGCTGAGCGAGCCCGCCGATCAGCCCCACGGGCAGCGCGTCGGCTGGCTGCGCGACCCGTTCGGCACCCTGATCGAGATCGCGTCGCCGATGTAG
- a CDS encoding MFS transporter yields MPSPDAPARQHHNLTFAVLAVAGMSYSLMQSLVAPALPEIQRDLHTSATAVTWLLTGYLLSASVITPIAGRLGDMFGKERVLVITLAVLTGGTVVAALATSIEVMILGRLLQGAGGAMFPLAFGIIRDEFPREKVAGGIAMMSVFLGLGGGLGIVLAGPIVDNLGYHWLFWLPLAPVAFATIATVLWIPESPLKVPGKVNWAGAALLSSWLVVGLVAISQGSSWGWTSPRMLGSFALTIVLIALWIANERRAAEPLVDMRMMRRRGVWTVNLAAILVGAGMYSSFILIPQFVEMPTGSGYGFGSSVTGAGLFMLPSTTAMLLSGPIAGRMSRRYGSRPPMLLGAAVLTLSFLMLAFVHTDPVDVYVAAALVGFGVGFCFASLANLIVEVVPPEQTGVATGMNTVMRTIGGAIGSTVTAAVIASTVVGGSEPTESGFTMAFMIAAGAAGLALLTTFLVPRPRRGYGRVLAPERAAA; encoded by the coding sequence ATGCCCAGCCCCGACGCACCGGCCCGCCAGCATCACAACCTGACCTTCGCCGTCCTCGCGGTGGCGGGCATGTCGTACTCGCTCATGCAGTCGCTCGTGGCGCCGGCGCTGCCCGAGATCCAGCGCGACCTGCACACGTCCGCGACCGCCGTGACGTGGCTGCTGACCGGCTACCTGCTGAGCGCCTCGGTGATCACGCCGATCGCCGGCCGCCTCGGCGACATGTTCGGCAAGGAGCGCGTCCTCGTCATCACCCTCGCGGTCCTGACCGGCGGAACGGTCGTCGCCGCGCTGGCGACGAGCATCGAGGTGATGATCCTCGGCCGGCTGCTGCAGGGTGCGGGCGGCGCGATGTTCCCGCTCGCGTTCGGGATCATCCGCGACGAGTTCCCGCGCGAGAAGGTCGCCGGTGGGATCGCGATGATGTCGGTCTTCCTCGGGCTGGGCGGCGGGCTGGGCATCGTGCTCGCCGGGCCGATCGTCGACAACCTCGGCTACCACTGGCTGTTCTGGCTGCCGCTGGCGCCGGTCGCCTTCGCCACGATCGCCACCGTGCTGTGGATCCCGGAATCGCCGCTGAAGGTGCCCGGGAAGGTCAACTGGGCGGGCGCGGCGCTGCTGTCGTCGTGGCTCGTCGTGGGGCTGGTCGCGATCAGCCAGGGGTCCAGCTGGGGGTGGACGTCGCCCCGCATGCTCGGTTCGTTCGCGCTGACGATCGTGCTGATCGCGCTGTGGATCGCCAACGAGCGGCGGGCCGCCGAGCCGCTCGTCGACATGCGCATGATGCGCCGGCGCGGCGTGTGGACCGTCAACCTGGCGGCGATCCTCGTCGGCGCCGGGATGTACAGCTCGTTCATCCTCATCCCGCAGTTCGTCGAGATGCCGACGGGCTCGGGCTACGGCTTCGGGTCGAGCGTCACCGGGGCGGGCCTGTTCATGCTCCCGTCGACCACGGCGATGCTTCTGTCCGGGCCGATCGCCGGGCGCATGTCGCGCCGGTACGGCTCGCGCCCGCCCATGCTGCTGGGGGCGGCGGTCCTCACCCTGTCGTTCCTCATGCTCGCCTTCGTGCACACCGATCCGGTCGACGTGTACGTCGCGGCGGCGCTCGTGGGCTTCGGGGTCGGCTTCTGCTTCGCCTCCCTCGCGAACCTCATCGTCGAGGTCGTCCCGCCCGAGCAGACCGGCGTCGCGACCGGGATGAACACCGTCATGCGGACGATCGGCGGCGCGATCGGCAGCACCGTGACCGCCGCGGTCATCGCGAGCACCGTCGTCGGCGGTAGCGAGCCGACCGAGTCCGGCTTCACGATGGCGTTCATGATCGCCGCGGGCGCGGCGGGCCTCGCGTTGCTGACGACCTTCCTGGTCCCGCGGCCGCGCCGCGGCTACGGGCGCGTGCTGGCGCCCGAGCGCGCCGCGGCCTGA
- a CDS encoding AraC family transcriptional regulator produces MSYREHAPPPALTAWVECVWERRGEPGPPVRVVPDGCVDVVWTEGAGTQLVGPNTVAFLVDVEPGRGMAGARMHPGAAPALLGIRPGDVLDGRAGLGELWGDDGERLAEGFEAAGDRVATFFDFLSARAATAAAPDPLVRAAAGRLQQPAARVGDLAGALAVSERQLRRRVEAAVGYGPKRLARILRLRRALAAAHRGDELARVAADAGYADQAHFAQDCRALAGVPPTRLLAA; encoded by the coding sequence ATGAGCTACCGCGAGCATGCGCCGCCGCCGGCGCTGACGGCGTGGGTCGAGTGCGTGTGGGAGCGCAGGGGCGAGCCGGGCCCGCCCGTCCGCGTGGTGCCCGACGGGTGCGTCGACGTCGTCTGGACCGAGGGCGCCGGCACCCAGCTCGTCGGTCCGAACACCGTCGCGTTCCTCGTCGACGTCGAGCCGGGGCGCGGTATGGCCGGCGCGCGGATGCACCCCGGCGCCGCCCCAGCGCTGCTCGGCATCCGACCCGGCGACGTCCTCGACGGGCGCGCCGGGCTCGGTGAGCTGTGGGGCGACGACGGGGAGCGGCTCGCGGAGGGCTTCGAGGCCGCCGGCGACCGCGTGGCCACGTTCTTCGACTTCCTGTCGGCGCGCGCCGCGACCGCCGCCGCGCCCGATCCGCTCGTGCGTGCGGCCGCCGGACGGCTGCAGCAGCCGGCCGCCCGGGTGGGCGACCTGGCGGGCGCGCTGGCCGTCAGCGAGCGCCAGCTGCGCCGCCGCGTCGAGGCCGCCGTCGGCTACGGCCCCAAGCGGCTCGCGCGCATCCTGCGCCTGCGCCGGGCGCTGGCCGCGGCGCACCGCGGCGACGAGCTCGCCCGGGTCGCGGCCGACGCCGGCTACGCCGATCAGGCGCACTTCGCGCAGGACTGCCGCGCTCTGGCCGGCGTGCCGCCCACCCGCCTGCTCGCGGCGTAG
- a CDS encoding MarR family winged helix-turn-helix transcriptional regulator → MPGPRASPPLGLRLARTARLAGQAFDRAMAQAGGSAATWQVLALVRSKRWGAQNEMAGAMGISGATLTHHLNAMEDQGLVRRWRDRSNRRVQHVELTGAGEDLFMSLRHVAARHDRHLRSRLTEEDADQLAELLDRIVAGVQAEERPPAAPGGRA, encoded by the coding sequence ATGCCGGGCCCGCGCGCATCCCCGCCCCTCGGGCTCCGGCTCGCGCGGACCGCGCGCCTCGCCGGGCAGGCCTTCGACCGCGCGATGGCGCAGGCCGGCGGATCGGCGGCGACGTGGCAGGTGCTGGCGCTGGTCCGGTCGAAGCGCTGGGGCGCGCAGAACGAGATGGCCGGGGCGATGGGGATCAGCGGCGCGACGCTCACCCATCACCTCAACGCCATGGAGGACCAGGGGCTCGTGCGCCGCTGGCGCGACCGCAGCAACCGCCGCGTGCAGCACGTCGAGCTGACCGGCGCGGGCGAGGATCTGTTCATGAGCCTGCGCCACGTCGCCGCCCGCCACGACCGCCACCTGCGGTCGCGGCTCACCGAGGAGGACGCCGACCAGCTGGCCGAGCTGCTCGACCGGATCGTGGCCGGCGTCCAGGCCGAGGAGCGGCCCCCGGCCGCGCCGGGCGGCCGCGCCTGA
- a CDS encoding DUF2237 family protein: MTERNVMGGDLEPCGTDPMTGFFRDGCCRTGAEDRGSHTICAVVTAEFLEHQRMIGNDLSTPMPAYRFPGLVPGDRWCVTARNWLRAYEDGAAAYVVLASTHERALDVVPLSALQEHAVDVPADPGALTD; the protein is encoded by the coding sequence GTGACCGAGCGCAACGTGATGGGCGGCGACCTCGAGCCCTGCGGGACCGACCCGATGACCGGCTTCTTCCGCGACGGCTGCTGCCGGACCGGCGCCGAGGACCGGGGCAGCCACACGATCTGCGCGGTCGTGACGGCCGAGTTCCTCGAGCATCAGCGCATGATCGGCAACGACCTGAGCACGCCGATGCCCGCGTACCGCTTCCCCGGACTCGTCCCGGGCGACCGCTGGTGCGTCACGGCGCGCAACTGGCTGCGCGCGTACGAGGACGGGGCGGCTGCGTACGTCGTGCTCGCCTCGACGCACGAGCGCGCGCTCGACGTGGTGCCGCTCAGCGCCCTGCAGGAGCACGCCGTCGACGTTCCCGCCGACCCCGGGGCGCTCACCGACTGA